In one Armatimonadota bacterium genomic region, the following are encoded:
- a CDS encoding trypsin-like peptidase domain-containing protein, translating into MTKQPFLVIALAALVAAGALVFGIAQSPANSAKAPWSILGGKVKFSTPVSNGAQPTGVTKNGMALLAELDDTLAGISEEAARSVVSISNGQGSGSGFIYRSDGWIVTNDHVVGNADEVQVLLPDGRTMKGKVTHSNDAQLDLAVVKIPATDLVALPMADSDTVRVGEFSIAVGSPFGLDDTVTIGHVSALGRGSMVNDPNAQVSRGYSGLIQTDASINPGNSGGPLLNIHGEVIGVNSTIVSTTMASAGIGFSIPSNVVRAVADELITNGKFDRGVLGAFIRDLKPFEKKDLKLGGGAMIDDVVGTSAAGKAGIKKGDVVVAFNGTEIRSELGLRIDLYKAAPGDTVTVAYIRDGSRRETQLKLDEPEKQTVAQNFPQGANPFPFGNGGGENNGDGFATPQLPQGPVRLGIGIRELDETSRSQFSLPKDATGLVITSVDPGGFADGIGAKPGDLLIELNGEPISKLSDVRSVLDQVTWGDRVTIVLNRYENGVMTRIMQTRRIR; encoded by the coding sequence ATGACAAAACAACCGTTCCTCGTCATCGCCCTCGCAGCCCTGGTGGCCGCCGGTGCCCTCGTCTTTGGCATTGCCCAATCCCCGGCCAACTCGGCAAAGGCCCCGTGGTCGATCTTGGGCGGCAAGGTCAAGTTTTCAACCCCGGTCAGCAACGGGGCCCAGCCAACCGGAGTGACCAAGAACGGCATGGCCCTGCTCGCCGAACTTGATGACACCCTCGCGGGCATTTCGGAAGAAGCGGCCCGTAGTGTGGTCAGCATTTCCAACGGGCAAGGCTCGGGATCGGGGTTCATCTACCGGTCTGATGGTTGGATCGTCACCAACGACCATGTCGTGGGCAATGCCGACGAAGTCCAAGTCTTGCTGCCCGACGGCCGGACCATGAAAGGCAAGGTCACCCACAGCAACGACGCCCAACTCGACCTGGCTGTCGTCAAAATTCCAGCCACCGACCTGGTGGCCCTGCCGATGGCGGATAGCGATACTGTGCGCGTCGGCGAATTCTCCATTGCCGTCGGCTCGCCGTTCGGCCTCGACGACACTGTCACCATTGGCCATGTCAGCGCATTGGGACGGGGGAGCATGGTCAACGACCCCAATGCCCAAGTGTCGCGCGGTTATTCCGGCCTCATCCAAACCGATGCCTCCATCAACCCAGGCAACAGCGGCGGCCCGCTCCTCAACATCCACGGCGAAGTCATCGGCGTGAACAGCACGATTGTCTCGACCACCATGGCCAGCGCGGGCATCGGCTTCTCCATTCCCAGCAACGTCGTCCGGGCCGTTGCCGACGAACTGATTACCAACGGGAAATTCGACCGCGGCGTCCTCGGAGCCTTCATCCGCGATCTCAAACCATTTGAAAAGAAAGACCTCAAACTAGGTGGCGGTGCCATGATCGATGATGTCGTCGGGACTTCGGCCGCCGGAAAAGCCGGGATCAAGAAGGGTGATGTGGTGGTGGCATTCAACGGCACCGAAATCCGGAGCGAACTGGGATTGCGGATCGACCTATACAAAGCCGCACCGGGCGACACGGTCACGGTGGCCTACATCCGGGATGGCTCCCGCCGCGAAACCCAACTCAAACTCGATGAGCCGGAAAAGCAGACGGTTGCCCAAAACTTCCCGCAGGGTGCGAACCCGTTCCCCTTTGGCAATGGCGGCGGAGAGAACAACGGAGATGGCTTTGCCACCCCGCAACTCCCCCAAGGCCCCGTCAGGCTGGGTATCGGCATCCGGGAGCTTGACGAGACGTCGAGAAGCCAATTCAGCCTTCCCAAAGATGCCACGGGGCTCGTCATCACCAGCGTGGATCCCGGTGGGTTCGCCGATGGGATTGGGGCCAAACCGGGTGACCTGTTGATTGAACTGAACGGAGAACCCATCTCCAAACTGTCCGACGTCCGGTCGGTGTTGGATCAAGTGACCTGGGGCGACAGGGTCACCATCGTCCTAAACCGCTACGAAAACGGCGTGATGACCCGCATCATGCAAACCCGGCGGATCCGCTGA
- a CDS encoding DUF1800 domain-containing protein codes for MAITGDKERTAHLLRRFGLGASEAETDFYSQGGWRKAVDRLLDYPSIPEPIEFGDEFLKDQDGRMIPNPRLAQTSCYAWLLTTTRPLQAKMTLFWHDHFATSSEKVSNGPAMYRYWQTLQQGATGKFGDLLENVSKSPAMLYWLDNIENIKGKPNENFAREVMELFTLGVDNYSEKDIQEAARAFTGWSYGVSVNGITRPNRKEVPNQLSQYYLDFTNHDNGTKSVFGKSGVWNGDDVIGILSQLPRTSTYIAEKIWSWFVYPNPDKAVVAKHASAFLASGMDIKSLLRSIMLDEETFSDRAERKIIKNPIDFCIPTMRQLGLGAQMANQVKGVDTADFQRTRFALQIARIPATSTAAMGMEILTPPDVSGWPSGTQWISTSTMVERMKWSDALFASNRNVTQATVAAVAPNGATATQVVDNLLSVFDASLPAAKREEMVQAAKLALGGGVANFATGAQAAAKASRLLFSTPEFQFM; via the coding sequence ATGGCAATCACAGGCGACAAGGAAAGGACCGCCCACCTGCTCCGCCGGTTCGGGTTGGGGGCAAGCGAGGCCGAAACCGATTTTTACAGTCAGGGGGGCTGGCGCAAAGCGGTCGACCGGTTGCTGGATTACCCTTCCATCCCAGAACCGATCGAATTCGGCGATGAGTTCCTGAAGGATCAGGATGGACGGATGATCCCCAACCCGCGCCTGGCCCAAACCTCCTGCTACGCCTGGCTGCTCACCACCACCCGGCCCCTCCAAGCCAAAATGACCCTTTTTTGGCACGACCATTTCGCAACGAGCTCCGAAAAGGTCTCCAATGGGCCAGCCATGTACCGCTACTGGCAAACATTGCAACAGGGCGCAACCGGCAAGTTCGGCGACCTGTTGGAAAACGTCAGCAAGTCGCCGGCCATGCTCTATTGGCTCGACAACATCGAAAACATCAAAGGCAAACCCAACGAAAACTTTGCCCGCGAAGTGATGGAGCTGTTCACCCTCGGAGTGGACAACTACTCTGAAAAGGACATCCAAGAAGCCGCCAGGGCCTTCACCGGCTGGAGTTATGGGGTGAGCGTGAACGGCATCACTCGGCCCAACCGCAAAGAAGTCCCCAACCAACTCAGCCAGTACTACCTGGATTTCACCAACCACGACAACGGCACCAAGTCGGTCTTCGGAAAATCTGGGGTTTGGAATGGAGACGACGTAATCGGCATCCTCAGCCAACTCCCCCGGACTTCCACATATATTGCGGAAAAGATTTGGAGTTGGTTCGTCTACCCGAACCCAGACAAGGCGGTGGTGGCCAAACATGCCTCGGCATTCTTGGCCAGCGGGATGGACATCAAATCGCTGCTCCGCTCCATCATGCTGGACGAGGAGACTTTCAGCGACCGGGCCGAACGCAAAATCATCAAGAACCCGATCGACTTCTGCATCCCCACGATGCGCCAGCTCGGACTTGGCGCCCAAATGGCTAATCAGGTGAAAGGCGTGGATACCGCCGACTTCCAGCGCACCCGGTTTGCGCTCCAGATTGCCCGGATCCCGGCGACTTCCACGGCCGCGATGGGGATGGAGATCCTCACCCCACCCGATGTCAGCGGGTGGCCGAGTGGCACCCAATGGATCAGCACAAGCACGATGGTGGAACGCATGAAGTGGAGCGACGCCCTGTTCGCCAGTAACAGGAACGTGACCCAGGCGACAGTTGCGGCCGTCGCCCCGAACGGCGCTACCGCCACCCAGGTCGTAGACAACCTGCTCAGTGTTTTCGATGCTAGTCTCCCGGCGGCAAAGAGAGAGGAGATGGTTCAGGCGGCAAAGCTGGCTTTGGGGGGAGGCGTGGCCAATTTTGCCACCGGGGCCCAGGCGGCGGCCAAAGCGTCGCGTCTGCTTTTCAGCACACCAGAGTTTCAATTCATGTAA
- a CDS encoding transcriptional repressor, whose product MESIDVAEFRRRIQDSGLRLTQPRLRILDALTAMGRPVGAYDLHAEMTAAGQKVNIVSIYRTLSAFQELGIIHYIPSQQGYLVCTSDCKDDLQTEHLVCEQCGDVSELPIPECATKDLRQQADSQGFRPKKIRVEVGGVCGKCQGA is encoded by the coding sequence ATGGAATCTATCGATGTTGCCGAATTCCGCCGCCGGATCCAAGATTCCGGCCTGCGACTGACCCAGCCCCGGCTCCGGATCCTGGATGCTTTGACCGCGATGGGGCGGCCAGTCGGCGCCTATGACCTGCATGCCGAAATGACGGCGGCTGGCCAAAAAGTCAACATCGTCAGCATTTACCGAACCCTTTCTGCCTTCCAAGAGCTCGGGATCATCCATTACATTCCCAGCCAGCAGGGGTACTTGGTCTGCACCTCCGACTGCAAAGACGACCTCCAGACGGAACACTTGGTTTGCGAGCAATGCGGCGACGTTTCGGAACTCCCGATCCCCGAGTGTGCCACCAAAGATTTGCGGCAACAGGCCGATTCGCAGGGATTTAGGCCGAAAAAGATCCGGGTCGAAGTCGGCGGCGTTTGCGGCAAATGCCAAGGGGCTTGA
- a CDS encoding zf-HC2 domain-containing protein gives MNSCYRCKSLLSAYLDRELGGEEMIALRDHMAQCPECALEFEELRAVKAALIRVPQVEPSEDLLSRIQSEVFTDSAPVPVSKTRVAAGLGMAAAIAFLMFAVLGWVEAQRQSQAIQQGQIPVAGASPVVAGVDQGEGPAIRPAILVNASE, from the coding sequence TTGAACAGTTGCTACCGTTGCAAATCGCTGCTTTCGGCCTATTTGGACCGGGAGCTGGGCGGGGAAGAAATGATCGCCCTGCGGGATCATATGGCCCAGTGCCCCGAGTGCGCCCTTGAGTTCGAAGAACTTCGGGCCGTCAAGGCGGCGCTCATCCGTGTGCCCCAGGTGGAACCCTCGGAGGACCTGCTTTCCCGCATCCAATCTGAAGTCTTTACCGATTCGGCACCGGTTCCCGTTTCAAAAACCCGCGTCGCCGCCGGGCTGGGAATGGCGGCCGCCATCGCCTTTCTGATGTTCGCGGTCTTGGGTTGGGTCGAAGCCCAGCGGCAGTCCCAAGCCATCCAACAGGGCCAAATCCCCGTTGCCGGCGCCAGCCCAGTTGTTGCCGGCGTCGATCAAGGAGAAGGGCCGGCGATCCGCCCGGCAATCTTGGTCAACGCCTCCGAATAA
- a CDS encoding cyclic-di-AMP receptor — translation MKLVVCVVHNRDRNRVTDEMVKLGFKFTVIGSSGGFLREGNTTMLIGVEPDRLPELMRVVQDNCEQREQMVNVAPFDSGAPGGFLPTPVKVPVGGAVMFVLDVEQFQRF, via the coding sequence ATGAAACTGGTGGTTTGCGTCGTGCACAACCGGGATCGCAACCGGGTCACCGACGAGATGGTCAAACTTGGATTCAAGTTCACGGTCATCGGGTCGAGCGGGGGGTTCTTGCGCGAGGGGAACACGACCATGCTGATCGGGGTCGAACCGGATCGCCTGCCAGAGCTGATGCGCGTCGTCCAAGACAACTGCGAGCAGCGGGAGCAGATGGTCAATGTCGCGCCGTTCGATTCTGGTGCCCCGGGCGGATTTTTGCCCACACCCGTAAAGGTGCCGGTTGGCGGGGCGGTGATGTTCGTTTTGGATGTGGAGCAATTCCAACGGTTTTGA
- a CDS encoding DUF1343 domain-containing protein, protein MSGVATGLDLCIYDGFSRFHGKSIGVVCHQASIAGDLRHLLDHLVPQHQAGKLKIAACFGPQHGIWGHTQDNMVEWEGYTDPRTGLPFFSLYGEHRKPTAAMLEGVEELVFDVQDVGSRYYTFIWTLAHCMEACAALGIPVTVLDRPNPIGGTLREGPGFDPEYKSFVGLYPLPVRHGMTVGEVALSLRDRFIPDCQISVVAMQGWEREMAFGDTGLAWGMPSPNMPSQETALVYPGQCLVEGTKLSEGRGTTRPFEYFGAPFIDAWEYCEAVNRLGLPGVVFRPVHFQPTFQKFQGQICGGAFIHVTEKGSFRPVLTTMAALGEIRRLYGDQFEWLEPPYEYEPVKLPIDILAGGPDFREMVDRGEPVPAMREWIDSSSRDLCAKTASPRLY, encoded by the coding sequence ATGAGCGGCGTTGCCACCGGTCTCGACCTCTGCATCTACGATGGGTTTTCCCGGTTCCACGGCAAATCCATCGGCGTCGTGTGCCACCAGGCCAGCATCGCCGGCGACCTGCGCCACCTCCTCGACCATTTGGTTCCGCAACACCAAGCGGGCAAGCTCAAAATCGCCGCCTGTTTTGGCCCCCAACACGGCATTTGGGGACACACCCAAGACAACATGGTCGAATGGGAGGGGTACACCGACCCGAGGACAGGTTTGCCTTTCTTTTCGCTTTATGGCGAACACCGCAAGCCGACCGCCGCGATGCTGGAAGGGGTGGAAGAATTGGTCTTCGACGTCCAAGATGTCGGTTCGCGGTACTACACGTTCATTTGGACATTGGCCCATTGCATGGAAGCGTGTGCCGCACTCGGAATCCCGGTCACTGTGCTCGACCGGCCCAATCCGATTGGTGGAACCCTCCGCGAAGGCCCGGGGTTTGACCCCGAATACAAAAGTTTCGTCGGGCTCTATCCGTTGCCCGTCCGGCACGGCATGACGGTCGGCGAAGTCGCCCTCTCCCTCCGCGACCGGTTCATCCCGGATTGCCAAATCTCGGTGGTGGCAATGCAAGGGTGGGAGCGGGAGATGGCCTTTGGCGATACCGGCTTAGCTTGGGGGATGCCCAGCCCCAACATGCCGAGCCAAGAAACCGCCCTCGTCTATCCCGGGCAATGCCTGGTGGAGGGGACCAAACTCAGCGAGGGGCGGGGGACGACCCGTCCGTTTGAGTACTTTGGCGCGCCATTCATCGATGCGTGGGAGTATTGCGAAGCTGTGAACCGGCTAGGTTTGCCCGGCGTTGTGTTCCGGCCCGTCCACTTTCAGCCGACCTTCCAAAAATTCCAGGGGCAGATTTGCGGCGGCGCGTTCATCCACGTGACGGAAAAGGGGTCGTTCCGGCCCGTCCTCACCACCATGGCGGCACTCGGCGAGATCCGGAGATTGTATGGTGACCAGTTCGAATGGCTCGAACCGCCATATGAATATGAGCCGGTTAAGTTGCCAATCGACATTTTGGCAGGCGGGCCAGATTTCCGCGAAATGGTCGACCGGGGCGAGCCGGTTCCTGCCATGCGGGAATGGATCGACAGCTCCAGCAGGGATCTTTGCGCCAAAACGGCATCCCCCCGGCTTTACTGA
- a CDS encoding DUF1232 domain-containing protein has product MKSPIPWMAIVNVLVAILYGASPIDLIPDVIPVLGWLDDAIAIPIFLVMAVVAFVKFRKRFRQPGPGVQSAIVETNAREPQIPQSFS; this is encoded by the coding sequence GTGAAGAGCCCTATCCCTTGGATGGCGATCGTCAATGTCCTGGTCGCAATCCTTTACGGCGCCTCGCCCATCGACTTGATCCCTGATGTCATCCCCGTCTTAGGATGGTTGGATGATGCCATAGCAATCCCCATCTTTCTGGTGATGGCCGTGGTGGCATTCGTCAAGTTCCGCAAACGATTCCGCCAGCCCGGCCCGGGCGTTCAGTCGGCCATCGTGGAAACCAACGCCCGGGAACCGCAAATCCCGCAATCCTTTTCATAA
- a CDS encoding DUF1800 domain-containing protein — protein MAGWIVRLEPRSRSTMQSPQEIDKVKHLLRRFGLGASEAEVDFYGSGGYEAAVDRLLESINHQESVELGVEYLQNKDGQVVANPRQAQAVWYAEQLVTNRPLNYKMALFWHDHFATSAQKVSNGPTMLNQMHLFRDKGLGYFRDLLIEVSQDPAMLYWLDNQNNVVGKPNENFAREVMELFTLGEGNYTEKDIQEAARAFTGMTYGFQRGQRVVLNRNQVPPPQSIYILDQKSHDTGFKTVLGNKGEWNGDDVVGILAAAPRTAAYLTEKLWKWFVSPTPEKSTVDKFAATFRKANLHIPTLLKAIMLSDEFLAEGARRSIIKNPFDFCIPMARQLGIGAGIANAVKSAGDDEVKRRAVLGVPVLIKQSTSVMGMELMYPPDVSGWPSGTDWISTSTMVERISWGQELFIRNSRATQLRADQIFGTGDPSAVTDRVLSVFDCRLPTDKKAGLVAAARKESGGTVTARNANLVCGAIAKLMCSTPEFQFM, from the coding sequence ATGGCGGGGTGGATCGTCCGCCTAGAACCACGGAGCCGGAGCACCATGCAGTCACCACAAGAAATTGATAAAGTTAAACACCTGCTGAGGAGATTTGGACTCGGGGCCAGTGAAGCGGAAGTGGATTTCTACGGCAGTGGCGGATATGAAGCTGCCGTGGATCGGCTCCTGGAATCAATCAACCACCAAGAATCGGTCGAACTGGGAGTTGAGTATCTGCAAAACAAGGATGGCCAAGTGGTGGCCAACCCCCGCCAGGCCCAAGCGGTGTGGTATGCCGAGCAACTGGTCACCAACCGGCCGCTAAATTACAAAATGGCCCTGTTCTGGCACGACCATTTTGCGACGAGTGCGCAAAAGGTCAGCAACGGCCCAACCATGCTCAACCAGATGCACCTATTCCGGGACAAGGGGCTCGGCTATTTCCGTGATCTCTTGATCGAGGTCAGCCAAGACCCGGCGATGCTCTACTGGCTGGACAACCAAAACAACGTCGTCGGCAAACCCAACGAGAATTTCGCCCGGGAGGTAATGGAGCTCTTCACGTTAGGCGAAGGGAACTACACGGAAAAGGACATCCAAGAAGCCGCCCGGGCGTTCACCGGCATGACCTATGGGTTTCAACGGGGTCAACGCGTCGTTTTGAACCGGAATCAGGTCCCTCCACCGCAAAGCATTTACATCCTGGATCAAAAAAGTCACGACACCGGGTTCAAAACTGTGCTCGGCAACAAAGGGGAATGGAATGGCGACGACGTCGTCGGCATATTGGCTGCCGCCCCCCGCACGGCCGCGTACCTTACAGAAAAACTGTGGAAATGGTTTGTTTCTCCGACTCCCGAAAAATCAACGGTTGACAAGTTCGCCGCAACGTTCCGCAAGGCGAACCTGCACATCCCGACCCTCCTCAAAGCCATCATGCTCTCCGACGAATTCCTTGCGGAGGGTGCCCGGCGCAGCATCATCAAAAATCCGTTCGACTTCTGCATTCCCATGGCCCGGCAGTTGGGCATCGGCGCCGGAATCGCCAACGCCGTCAAATCTGCCGGCGACGACGAGGTCAAACGCCGGGCCGTCCTGGGGGTACCCGTCCTCATCAAACAATCGACATCGGTGATGGGAATGGAACTCATGTATCCGCCAGATGTCAGCGGTTGGCCCTCGGGCACCGATTGGATATCCACTTCGACGATGGTCGAACGGATCAGCTGGGGACAGGAACTGTTCATCCGCAACAGCCGGGCCACCCAGCTCCGCGCTGACCAGATTTTTGGCACCGGCGACCCATCCGCCGTGACTGATCGCGTTTTGAGCGTGTTCGATTGCCGGTTGCCGACCGACAAAAAGGCAGGACTGGTTGCCGCCGCCCGCAAAGAATCTGGGGGAACCGTCACCGCCCGGAACGCGAACCTGGTCTGTGGGGCCATCGCAAAACTCATGTGCTCCACGCCCGAATTCCAGTTCATGTGA
- a CDS encoding GNAT family N-acetyltransferase: MVAIRPTEPDRDARRIAEIHNQYDPEPIVAESYADKIKSTPPQWSVLRLTAEDGGETVGFAYARNNPSMKPGLHLLTIGVDGRRQGQGIGTRLLAAVRAELSRVEGARLVAMAREEHPFATTFFAQSGFNLAMTLREGILDVSSAFLKSSQLPDGFRLVRWSEIDDTPENRSRFVTMLQTMDNDEPGTQFFGGFDAATIERDAFDPDLSDGQYCYLVEHQGQWVAHHQFKRVEPDNWNEAAVTFTGTLPEFRRRGLATALKNLAVKEMKELGVQKAITHNDSTNTRMLSINAAQGFVEKQGWAMMEGTV; the protein is encoded by the coding sequence CCGTCCAACCGAACCGGACCGCGACGCCCGGCGGATTGCCGAAATCCACAACCAGTACGACCCGGAGCCGATCGTCGCCGAATCCTACGCGGACAAGATCAAATCAACCCCGCCCCAGTGGTCGGTTCTCCGGCTCACGGCCGAGGACGGCGGGGAGACCGTGGGTTTTGCCTATGCCCGCAACAACCCGAGCATGAAACCAGGGCTCCATTTGCTCACAATCGGCGTGGATGGCCGCCGGCAAGGCCAAGGGATCGGCACGCGGCTCCTTGCGGCGGTCAGGGCGGAACTTAGCCGTGTGGAGGGCGCGCGCCTTGTGGCCATGGCCAGGGAAGAACACCCGTTTGCCACGACATTTTTCGCTCAATCGGGTTTCAATCTGGCCATGACGCTGAGGGAAGGGATTTTGGACGTTTCCAGCGCTTTCTTGAAGTCCAGCCAACTCCCAGATGGCTTCCGGTTGGTTCGGTGGAGCGAAATCGACGACACCCCGGAAAACCGCAGCCGGTTCGTGACCATGTTGCAGACAATGGATAACGATGAGCCGGGAACCCAGTTCTTTGGCGGATTCGACGCGGCCACAATCGAACGCGACGCCTTTGACCCCGATCTCAGCGACGGCCAGTACTGCTACCTGGTCGAGCACCAGGGGCAGTGGGTGGCCCACCACCAGTTCAAAAGAGTTGAGCCTGACAATTGGAATGAGGCCGCAGTCACATTCACAGGGACTCTGCCAGAATTCCGGCGGCGGGGGCTGGCCACCGCCCTCAAAAACCTGGCGGTCAAAGAAATGAAGGAACTGGGAGTGCAAAAAGCGATCACCCACAACGATTCGACAAACACCCGCATGCTCTCGATCAACGCGGCCCAAGGATTTGTCGAAAAGCAAGGCTGGGCCATGATGGAGGGCACCGTTTGA
- a CDS encoding DUF1854 domain-containing protein, with translation MTTEDRSYLEVKLAWASPLSYPNRYLAFLDGRGHEIFMVTEPAQELPPDVWELAQTELRRRYLNGVIQKIVSLKTEFGSTYWRVLTDRGEKEFLTQSLQENAQWLTPTYLMLVDVDGNRYEITDTNALDQRSQDLLSVTV, from the coding sequence ATGACCACCGAAGACCGGAGTTACCTTGAAGTCAAGCTCGCCTGGGCTTCTCCGCTCAGCTATCCAAACCGCTACCTAGCCTTTTTGGATGGCCGCGGCCACGAGATCTTCATGGTCACCGAGCCGGCACAAGAACTCCCCCCCGATGTGTGGGAATTAGCCCAAACTGAACTCCGGCGGCGCTACCTGAACGGGGTCATCCAAAAAATCGTCTCCCTCAAGACCGAATTCGGCTCCACCTATTGGCGCGTGCTCACCGACCGTGGCGAAAAGGAGTTCTTGACCCAAAGCCTGCAAGAAAACGCCCAGTGGCTGACGCCGACCTACCTAATGCTCGTTGATGTGGACGGCAACCGGTATGAAATCACCGACACCAATGCGCTGGATCAACGGAGCCAAGACCTGCTTTCGGTGACGGTATGA
- a CDS encoding tyrosine--tRNA ligase — protein sequence MTIDGQIELLRRGTTEIIGEEDLRRKLASGKPLRVKLGVDPTAAHVTLGWAVVLRKLRDFQKLGHTACLIIGDFTALIGDPSGKSKTRKQLTRDEVQANVEAVSSQIYKILDPEKTVIYYNKDWLGKMGFEDVIRLCSRYTVARIMERDDFTKRWENHQPIAMHEILYPLCQGMDSVEIESDVELGGNDQKFNNLVGRTLMEQYGQEPQAVILCPLLVGTDGKEKMSQSLGNYVSVIDTPNDMFGKTMSIPDNLIENWFELCTDVPMDEVRAMLEPGKNPRDAKIRLGKEIVALYHSVEDAESAERFFVETFSQKKQVTDAPDLAVSGEIMAVELVMLAGGADSRGAAKKLIQAGAVSLDGDKIADLGAAWPASDLDGRILRVGKKLFFKLSAQ from the coding sequence ATGACCATCGACGGGCAGATTGAACTCCTACGCCGGGGGACTACCGAAATTATCGGCGAGGAAGACCTGCGGCGGAAGCTCGCCAGCGGGAAGCCCCTCCGGGTCAAGTTAGGAGTGGATCCCACGGCCGCCCACGTCACGTTGGGTTGGGCCGTCGTCTTGCGGAAGCTCCGCGACTTTCAAAAGTTGGGCCACACGGCCTGTCTCATCATCGGCGATTTCACCGCCCTCATCGGAGACCCCAGCGGAAAGAGCAAAACCCGGAAGCAACTCACGCGCGACGAAGTGCAAGCCAACGTGGAAGCGGTCTCCAGCCAAATCTACAAAATTCTGGATCCCGAAAAAACGGTGATCTATTACAACAAAGATTGGCTCGGCAAGATGGGGTTCGAAGATGTCATCCGGCTGTGTTCACGCTACACCGTCGCGAGGATCATGGAGAGGGACGATTTCACCAAAAGGTGGGAAAATCACCAGCCGATTGCCATGCACGAGATTTTGTACCCGCTGTGCCAGGGCATGGACTCGGTCGAAATCGAATCGGATGTCGAGCTGGGGGGCAACGACCAGAAATTCAACAATCTGGTTGGGAGAACGCTGATGGAACAATATGGGCAAGAACCCCAAGCCGTCATCCTTTGCCCACTGCTCGTCGGCACAGATGGCAAAGAAAAAATGTCGCAAAGCTTGGGCAATTACGTCAGCGTCATCGATACGCCCAACGACATGTTCGGCAAAACCATGTCGATCCCCGACAACCTCATCGAAAATTGGTTTGAACTCTGCACCGATGTCCCCATGGATGAAGTCCGGGCGATGCTTGAACCGGGGAAGAACCCGCGAGACGCGAAAATCAGGCTCGGCAAAGAGATCGTGGCTCTCTACCATTCGGTGGAAGATGCAGAGTCGGCAGAGCGGTTCTTCGTCGAAACCTTCAGCCAGAAGAAGCAGGTGACCGATGCCCCCGATTTGGCGGTCTCCGGCGAAATTATGGCTGTGGAGCTCGTCATGCTGGCTGGCGGGGCAGATTCGCGAGGGGCGGCCAAGAAATTGATCCAGGCGGGGGCCGTCTCACTGGACGGAGACAAGATTGCTGACCTGGGTGCCGCCTGGCCGGCAAGCGATTTAGACGGCCGAATCCTCCGGGTCGGCAAAAAGCTCTTCTTCAAGCTATCGGCCCAGTGA
- a CDS encoding sigma-70 family RNA polymerase sigma factor yields MIVSWAKSTGKGAEERRPLFEKLMANSYHQAFQMAYRFTSNRSEAEDLLQESYIRAYRYFYRYDESMPFTAWLYRIMTNLHIDTVRRQSRLKTVSIDQPANEGGGTWDLLDSEAARGDAKVDETLGESLQRALQAMTPEFRTAVVLADIEGMSYEEIAEVMETSVGTVRSRIHRGRKQIKEHLQHLAAQGFREAQL; encoded by the coding sequence GTGATCGTGTCGTGGGCCAAATCCACTGGGAAAGGTGCAGAAGAGCGCCGGCCCCTCTTTGAAAAGCTGATGGCGAACAGTTACCACCAGGCATTCCAGATGGCGTACCGGTTCACGTCGAACCGGTCCGAAGCCGAAGACCTTTTGCAGGAATCGTACATTCGGGCTTACAGGTATTTTTACCGGTATGACGAATCCATGCCCTTCACAGCATGGCTCTACCGGATCATGACCAACCTCCACATCGACACTGTAAGGCGACAGAGCCGGTTGAAAACCGTCAGCATCGACCAACCGGCGAATGAAGGTGGCGGTACTTGGGATCTCCTCGATTCTGAAGCGGCCCGCGGGGACGCAAAGGTTGATGAAACCCTCGGGGAATCGCTGCAGCGCGCCCTGCAAGCCATGACACCAGAATTCAGGACTGCCGTCGTCCTTGCCGATATCGAAGGCATGAGTTACGAAGAAATAGCAGAAGTCATGGAGACTTCGGTTGGAACCGTCCGCTCGCGCATCCATCGCGGAAGGAAACAAATTAAGGAACACCTGCAGCATTTGGCGGCTCAGGGGTTCCGGGAGGCACAGCTTTGA